Proteins from one Ananas comosus cultivar F153 linkage group 5, ASM154086v1, whole genome shotgun sequence genomic window:
- the LOC109710696 gene encoding uncharacterized protein LOC109710696, with protein sequence MVQDQIALTILILSVSQEVGCNLVGLTSSHQVWATLATLFDSHTIAQEDFIEQQWRDIKKGDTPMIEYLKNVKQLATQFSLIGKPIMPLQLNRRITTGLGNDWEPLIRALAPSLSTMSTNDMSALLLNQEARCKYATSIEMTPPLSGLLGPTPATANFVEGKGRSNSSRGASGHGGHYRGQNKGRGNPNYGSSPLNSTGFFNPNGDGFPNQMSLFNQHRPIYKGGPTQGFHAEPSHAQTNTAHGTRSNDHDLDWYIDSGATHHVTADLANLNIQADHPSTDQLHIGDGSDNSCFFELHPHHFSIKDLRTRQELLRGTLKDGLYCLQPRDRRLSIAHAFLTMSQSSILWHQQLGHPAFPIIQRISKCSFYKNHVPYVCASCQLGKIFQLSFPLTHNKTYVPLALIHTDV encoded by the exons ATGGTTCAGGATCAGATTGCCCTTACTATTCTGATCCTGTCAGTATCGCAAGAAGTTGGTTGTAATCTTGTCGGCCTTACATCCTCTCATCAAGTATGGGCAACATTGGCAACCCTCTTTGACTCCCACACAATTGCCCAAGAGGACttcatcgagcaacaatggcgcGACATCAAAAAAGGAGACACACCTATGATTGAGTATCTCAAGAATGTGAAGCAACTGGCGACGCAATTTTCTCTAATTGGGAAACCAATTATGCCACTACAGTTGAATCGGAGAATCACCACTGGTTTGGGTAATGACTGGGAACCTCTTATCCGAGCTCTCGCTCCATCTCTAAGCACCATGAGCACTAATGATATGTCTGCTCTTTTGCTCAATCAAGAGGCTCGCTGTAAATATGCTACATCAATCGAGATGACACCTCCTCTCTCGGGCTTGCTCGGACCTACCCCAGCTACTGCAAACTTTGTTGAGGGAAAGGGTCGATCGAATAGCAGTCGCGGCGCCTCGGGGCATGGAGGACATTATCGGGGTCAAAACAAAGGGAGAGGAAATCCTAATTATGGCAGTTCCCCTCTCAACTCAACTGGATTTTTTAACCCAAATGGAGACGGATTTCCTAATCAAATGAGTTTATTCAATCAGCATAGGCCCATTTACAAAGGAGGCCCGACGCAAG GATTTCACGCTGAGCCATCTCATGCCCAGACAAACACTGCTCACGGAACTCGCTCTAATGATCACGACTTAGACTGGTATATTGACTCGGGTGCCACTCATCACGTCACAGCGGACTTAGCCAATCTCAATATTCAAGCGGATCATCCTAGTACTGATCAACTCCACATTGGTGATGGTTCAG ATAACTCATGCTTCTTTGAACTGCATCCGCATCATTTTTCCATTAAGGATCTTCGCACGCGCCAGGAGCTTCTACGCGGCACACTTAAGGATGGCCTCTACTGCTTACAACCCAGGGATCGGCGCCTTTCCATAGCTCATGCCTTCCTGACCATGTCTCAATCAAGCATTCTTTGGCATCAACAATTGGGTCACCCTGCTTTTCCAATTATTCAGCGTATTTCAAAGTGTTCCTTCTATAAAAATCATGTTCCTTATGTTTGTGCTTCTTGTCAATTAGGTAAAATTTTCCAACTTTCCTTTCCACTAACGCATAATAAAACATATGTTCCTTTGGCTCTTATTCATACTGATGTTTAG